A DNA window from Arachis duranensis cultivar V14167 chromosome 3, aradu.V14167.gnm2.J7QH, whole genome shotgun sequence contains the following coding sequences:
- the LOC107477374 gene encoding putative gamma-glutamylcyclotransferase At3g02910, translated as MVAETVHHHNHDANDGNRTLIFSYGTLKRGFSNHNLLQDLIRTGDASFIGLYKTSHRYPLVCGPYRVPFLLNLPGSGHKVHGELYSVSARGLARMDELEGTTRHHYERLPIKLLPAEEGADENVNNEDQVNLEDETMMTEDAPGVLTCAEAYFAHSNYAVEMWKKNGKRGLRCYTKKETKGYVKRGDRPQHLTFLDHIRLFLSE; from the coding sequence ATGGTAGCAGAAACCGTGCACCACCACAACCACGATGCCAACGATGGGAACAGAACCCTGATCTTCTCGTACGGAACCTTGAAGagaggcttctccaaccacaacCTCCTCCAAGACCTAATCCGCACCGGCGACGCCTCCTTCATCGGCCTCTACAAGACATCGCACCGCTACCCCCTCGTCTGCGGGCCCTACAGAGTCCCCTTCCTCCTCAACCTCCCGGGCTCGGGCCACAAAGTCCACGGCGAGTTGTACTCCGTCTCGGCCCGCGGCCTGGCCCGTATGGACGAACTCGAAGGAACCACGCGCCACCACTACGAGCGGTTACCGATCAAGCTTCTTCCGGCCGAGGAAGGCGCTGACGAGAATGTAAACAACGAGGATCAGGTAAATTTGGAAGATGAGACGATGATGACGGAGGATGCGCCGGGCGTGCTAACGTGCGCAGAGGCGTATTTTGCGCATAGTAACTACGCCGTTGAGATGTGGAAGAAGAATGGGAAGAGAGGGTTACGGTGTTATACGAAGAAAGAGACCAAGGGATACGTCAAGCGCGGTGATCGGCCTCAGCATTTGACCTTCCTTGATCACATTCGCTTGTTCCTTTCTGAAtga